A section of the Streptomyces sp. NBC_01591 genome encodes:
- a CDS encoding MoaD family protein has translation MAIEVRIPTILRTYTDGAKAVEGNGATIADLLTDLESRHTGIRERIVDGDELRRFVNVYLNDEDVRFLDGISTKLSDGDNVTILPAVAGGMN, from the coding sequence ATGGCCATCGAGGTCCGCATCCCGACCATCCTCCGCACCTACACCGACGGCGCCAAGGCCGTCGAGGGCAACGGAGCGACCATCGCCGACCTCCTCACGGACCTGGAGAGCCGCCACACCGGCATCCGCGAGCGCATCGTCGACGGCGACGAGCTCCGCCGCTTCGTGAACGTCTACCTCAACGACGAGGACGTCCGCTTCCTCGACGGCATCTCCACCAAGCTGAGCGACGGCGACAACGTCACCATCCTCCCGGCCGTCGCCGGCGGCATGAACTGA
- a CDS encoding putative leader peptide produces MVPHDVSDKTPGMLLVARLHVDLCRLSSAICTCRLPAGRKA; encoded by the coding sequence ATGGTTCCCCATGACGTGAGCGACAAGACGCCGGGCATGCTGCTCGTCGCGCGCCTGCACGTCGACCTGTGCAGGCTCTCCAGCGCGATCTGTACGTGCCGCCTGCCCGCCGGCCGCAAGGCCTGA
- a CDS encoding Mov34/MPN/PAD-1 family protein, protein MLTITQALYDQIVAHSRADHPDEACGVVAGPAGTGRAERFIPMLNAARSPTFYEFDSADLLKLYREMDDRDEEPVIVYHSHTATEAYPSRTDVTYANEPGAHYVLVSTADTDDAGPFQFRSYRIVDGEITEEDVEVVEAYEPA, encoded by the coding sequence ATGCTGACCATCACCCAGGCGCTCTACGACCAGATCGTCGCGCACTCCCGCGCCGACCACCCCGACGAGGCATGCGGCGTGGTCGCGGGCCCGGCCGGAACCGGTCGCGCCGAACGGTTCATCCCGATGCTCAACGCCGCCCGCTCGCCCACCTTCTACGAGTTCGACTCGGCCGACCTCCTCAAGCTCTACCGCGAGATGGACGACCGTGACGAGGAGCCGGTGATCGTCTACCACTCCCACACCGCGACCGAGGCCTACCCCTCCCGCACCGACGTCACCTACGCCAACGAGCCCGGCGCCCACTACGTCCTCGTCTCCACGGCGGACACCGATGACGCGGGCCCCTTCCAGTTCCGCTCGTACCGCATCGTGGACGGCGAGATCACCGAGGAGGACGTCGAGGTCGTCGAGGCGTACGAACCCGCCTGA